One Pararge aegeria chromosome 1, ilParAegt1.1, whole genome shotgun sequence genomic region harbors:
- the LOC120626224 gene encoding transmembrane protein 68 isoform X2, which yields MGFISYFFDSYSASLYDIIVEYVDTEYSLWLTWFLTPVVVTFLLPAVIIVLIYASSIIFHLYRLYRLRIVDGVHSDWRHAARLAVCALWDAHGWLWHGYDIRGFENIPDGPFLLIYYHGALPIDMYYFTARMLLFKRRLIHTVADRFLFKIPGWASLLEGLCVIPGTVQTCAGVLRAGNPLAISPGGVYEAQFGDHYYRLNWKTRVGFAKVALEAKVPVVPMFTQNVREAFRTVGWLRGICLRIYAATRVPLAPVYGGFPVKLVTHLGPAIPYDPAMTPEMLQIKVASAIEKLVEEHQRVPGSILLALMERIHEMPKRKPKQITHTNGTCQNGIKKTEKEDSLSEKCEGDKAKVS from the exons ttgAATACGTAGACACAGAGTATAGTCTGTGGCTGACGTGGTTCCTCACGCCAGTGGTGGTGACCTTCCTCCTACCAGCCGTGATCATCGTACTTATCTACGCCAGCAGCATCATATTCCATCTTTACAGGCTGTACAG ATTACGAATTGTCGATGGCGTCCACAGTGACTGGAGGCACGCGGCGCGACTAGCGGTCTGCGCTTTATGGGATGCCCATGGCTGGCTCTGGCATG GTTACGACATAAGGGGTTTCGAGAACATACCAGACGGGCCGTTCCTACTGATCTACTACCACGGAGCTCTGCCCATCGATATGTACTACTTCACGGCACGGATGCTTCTGTTCAAGAGGCGGCTTATACACACGGTGGCTGACCGCTTCCTGTTCAAAATACCCG GCTGGGCTTCCCTTCTCGAAGGTTTATGTGTGATCCCAGGAACGGTGCAGACTTGTGCCGGCGTGCTGAGGGCGGGGAATCCCCTAGCGATTTCGCCGGGGGGAGTTTACGAGGCACAGTTTGGTGACCACTACTATAGACTTAATTGGAAGACCAGGGTTGGATTTGCCAAAGTTGCTTTGGAAGCTAAAGTG CCCGTAGTACCGATGTTCACTCAGAACGTCCGCGAGGCGTTCCGAACGGTGGGCTGGCTTAGAGGCATCTGTCTGCGCATCTACGCGGCGACGCGAGTTCCCCTCGCGCCCGTCTACGGCGGCTTCCCCGTCAAACTTGTCACGCACCTGGGACCAGCTATACCCTACGATCCCGCCATGACGCCTGAAATGTTGCAGATCAAG GTCGCCAGCGCAATAGAAAAGTTAGTCGAGGAACACCAGAGGGTGCCGGGAAGCATTCTCTTAGCCCTCATGGAGAGAATACACGAAATGCCGAAGCGGAAGCCCAAACAAATCACCCACACGAACGGCACCTGCCAAAACGGCATCAAAAAGACTGAAAAAGAAGATAGTTTAAGTGAAAAGTGCGAAGGCGACAAAGCTAAGGTGTCATAA